In Pajaroellobacter abortibovis, the following are encoded in one genomic region:
- a CDS encoding penicillin-binding protein 1A, producing the protein MSRKWGRCSRSSRWLMRILLVLLGMGGIGVVIFVLSLEVRLPSVVDLQSHYHPLQVTRVLARDATPLAELFVERRTVVQLASIPAHVKLAVLAAEDAGFYEHEGLNYMGIVRALIVNFRSRQARQGGSTITQQVVKNVLLGSERTYRRKIREALLARRLERELSKDKILEIYLNHIYFGRGRYGIEEAARDLFGKSANQLTIAEGALLAGLIASPESYSPRRNLTAALARRDFVLRQMREKGFLTDIQFEVAERETIHIVSSSDARAGLAPEVVEIARKVLHRLEPERSQRGGFVITTTIDPALQAAARKIIREQLMAYDRRHGVMTSLKKPGKWCGKKHCSPGRMEKGETDFFPRFEAHKIWTGKVTGTDDINGFLYVQVGSVQGTVDIRHDERYNRDHLLPSQLASVGASVRVSLLAPAQGDTDGGEEKVPLKLELGPQASLVAIDVRTRQVVALIGSYEGMPGGFDRAIQSRRQPGSAFKPILYSYALHTREWTPSSLLEVVPRVFEGGYAPRNYEGWLGEDPLRLREVLAHSINVGAVYVMEQVGPAYVVPWAQSLGIRSPMKPDLSLALGSYEVQPLELANAYATFASGGIYREAQLIARIQGPDGEEIPLDPLPPPRRVLEEAEAYLITDLLTSVVDHGTGVRAKQLKRPIALKTGTSNGPKDVWAAGYSTDIAAVVWLGYDDGKSLGRETGATGALPAWVEWMRTAHEHSPASEFPRPPGLVQIAIDRKTGKLPISENAETLEEIFLAGTEPTEVAEPQPTQKEDVASL; encoded by the coding sequence ATGTCTAGGAAATGGGGTCGGTGTAGTCGCTCCTCCAGGTGGTTAATGAGAATTCTCCTTGTACTTTTGGGGATGGGGGGGATTGGGGTGGTCATTTTCGTGCTTTCGTTGGAAGTGAGGCTCCCTTCTGTAGTTGATCTGCAGAGTCATTACCACCCTCTTCAGGTGACCCGGGTACTTGCACGGGATGCTACGCCTCTCGCTGAACTTTTTGTGGAGCGCAGGACGGTAGTTCAGCTTGCTTCGATTCCAGCTCATGTCAAACTGGCTGTGTTAGCTGCGGAAGATGCAGGATTTTACGAGCATGAGGGGCTGAATTATATGGGGATAGTGAGGGCACTGATCGTCAATTTTCGTTCAAGGCAGGCACGGCAGGGGGGATCGACTATCACCCAACAAGTGGTCAAAAACGTGTTGCTCGGTTCCGAGCGGACTTATCGACGCAAAATACGGGAGGCTTTGCTCGCTCGCCGCCTTGAGCGGGAGCTCAGTAAAGACAAAATTCTGGAGATTTATCTCAACCATATTTATTTTGGGCGTGGTCGGTATGGCATTGAGGAAGCCGCGCGAGATCTGTTTGGAAAATCGGCGAATCAGTTGACAATTGCGGAGGGGGCTCTTTTGGCTGGTCTTATCGCTTCACCTGAGAGCTATTCGCCTCGCCGCAATCTGACAGCAGCTCTGGCTCGCCGTGATTTTGTCCTTCGCCAGATGAGGGAGAAAGGTTTTTTAACAGACATTCAATTTGAGGTTGCGGAGCGGGAAACGATCCATATCGTTTCGTCTTCTGATGCGCGCGCGGGATTAGCTCCCGAGGTGGTGGAGATCGCACGCAAGGTGCTCCATCGACTTGAGCCGGAGCGCAGTCAACGGGGGGGATTTGTGATCACCACAACGATCGATCCTGCTCTTCAGGCAGCTGCTCGCAAGATCATTCGGGAGCAACTGATGGCTTATGACCGGCGGCATGGAGTCATGACTTCGCTTAAAAAACCAGGCAAGTGGTGTGGAAAGAAGCATTGCTCCCCAGGGCGAATGGAGAAAGGGGAGACCGACTTTTTCCCTCGGTTTGAAGCCCACAAGATATGGACTGGGAAGGTTACGGGAACAGATGATATCAACGGCTTTCTCTATGTACAAGTGGGGAGCGTCCAGGGGACGGTCGATATCCGTCATGATGAACGTTACAATCGAGATCATCTTCTTCCCAGTCAACTGGCTTCTGTAGGGGCTTCTGTGCGTGTTAGTTTGCTTGCTCCTGCTCAAGGAGACACGGATGGAGGAGAGGAGAAAGTTCCTCTGAAATTGGAGCTTGGGCCTCAGGCTTCACTAGTTGCTATCGATGTCCGTACGAGGCAGGTGGTTGCCTTGATAGGGAGCTATGAAGGGATGCCTGGGGGATTTGACCGAGCCATTCAATCACGCAGACAACCGGGGTCAGCGTTTAAGCCGATTCTATACAGCTATGCCCTTCATACGCGTGAGTGGACCCCGTCGTCTCTTCTTGAAGTAGTCCCTCGGGTGTTTGAGGGTGGGTATGCCCCTCGCAATTATGAAGGGTGGCTAGGAGAGGACCCGCTTCGCTTGAGGGAAGTACTCGCTCACTCCATTAATGTCGGAGCGGTTTATGTGATGGAGCAGGTGGGGCCTGCTTATGTGGTCCCGTGGGCGCAATCCTTGGGGATTCGCTCACCGATGAAGCCAGACCTCTCTCTCGCATTGGGGAGCTATGAGGTCCAGCCGTTGGAGTTGGCCAATGCTTATGCGACCTTTGCATCGGGTGGGATCTATCGGGAAGCTCAGCTGATTGCTAGGATTCAAGGGCCGGATGGGGAAGAGATTCCTCTGGATCCTCTGCCCCCACCTCGCCGGGTTCTTGAAGAGGCAGAGGCTTATTTGATCACGGATCTCCTCACGAGTGTAGTCGATCACGGGACAGGCGTGCGTGCAAAGCAGCTGAAACGCCCTATCGCCTTAAAGACAGGAACGAGCAATGGACCGAAGGACGTGTGGGCGGCTGGATATTCGACGGATATTGCAGCCGTTGTCTGGTTGGGATATGATGATGGAAAAAGCTTGGGGCGAGAGACAGGAGCGACGGGGGCTTTGCCTGCGTGGGTGGAGTGGATGAGGACTGCCCATGAACATAGCCCTGCAAGTGAATTTCCGAGACCACCTGGACTCGTACAAATTGCTATCGATCGGAAGACTGGGAAACTGCCGATTTCAGAGAATGCAGAAACCCTAGAAGAAATTTTCTTGGCGGGTACTGAACCTACAGAAGTCGCAGAACCACAACCGACTCAGAAAGAAGATGTTGCTTCCCTTTAG
- a CDS encoding Nif3-like dinuclear metal center hexameric protein, translating to MLLKHFVNILEELAPLQFAASWDNVGLLLGDPEQSISRAFLTIDYTDATAQEAYSMGADLVIAYHPPIFPHVSRLQGGDLCYEAARRNIALYSIHTALDVMEGGTNDVLADVVELETRRPLRPACSKAVSYKLVTFIPQEHRHTLSQALFEAGAGHIGHYTSCSFQSLGTGTFLGKPGTHPAVGTPGHFEQHEEIRIETIVPENKVCAVIEALKRRHPYEEPAFDLIPLASPPKRKGLGRIGTRHLTDGETLARKIGHGLKLDHLLIAGPKARLVERIAVCAGAGRDLLDDAIEQGADLFLTGELPHHDVLKAIRKGMLVICTLHTSSERKALSLFQEKIKLQTPNVILKVSSQDHEPLTIYPVKS from the coding sequence ATGCTTCTCAAACACTTTGTGAACATTCTAGAAGAACTTGCTCCTCTGCAATTTGCCGCATCTTGGGACAATGTAGGTCTCCTTCTGGGGGATCCCGAACAGTCTATCTCACGCGCATTTTTAACAATCGACTACACTGACGCAACCGCTCAAGAGGCTTATAGCATGGGAGCTGATCTTGTCATTGCCTATCACCCCCCTATCTTCCCCCATGTCTCACGCCTCCAAGGAGGGGATCTTTGTTATGAGGCTGCCCGCCGCAACATCGCGCTATACAGCATCCATACTGCACTCGACGTGATGGAAGGGGGAACCAACGACGTCCTGGCTGACGTAGTCGAACTCGAAACCAGAAGGCCCTTGCGCCCCGCTTGCTCCAAAGCGGTTTCCTACAAACTCGTCACATTTATCCCTCAAGAACACCGTCACACCTTAAGTCAAGCACTATTCGAAGCAGGAGCAGGTCATATCGGCCACTACACGTCATGCAGCTTTCAATCGCTAGGCACAGGAACCTTCTTGGGCAAACCCGGTACCCACCCCGCCGTAGGAACCCCAGGCCATTTCGAACAGCACGAAGAGATTAGGATCGAAACTATTGTCCCTGAAAACAAAGTATGCGCTGTCATCGAAGCGCTGAAGAGGAGGCATCCTTATGAAGAGCCCGCTTTTGATCTGATCCCGCTCGCCTCCCCCCCCAAGAGAAAAGGATTGGGAAGAATCGGGACCCGCCACTTGACCGATGGAGAAACATTAGCCAGAAAAATAGGGCATGGACTGAAGCTTGATCACTTGCTAATCGCAGGCCCAAAAGCAAGGCTTGTCGAGCGCATTGCTGTGTGTGCAGGGGCAGGGCGAGATCTCCTCGACGACGCGATCGAACAAGGCGCCGATCTCTTCCTGACAGGGGAATTGCCCCATCACGATGTGCTGAAAGCCATTCGCAAAGGGATGCTCGTGATATGCACATTACACACTTCAAGTGAGCGAAAGGCATTGTCATTATTCCAAGAGAAAATCAAACTCCAGACCCCCAATGTTATTCTCAAAGTAAGCAGTCAAGACCACGAGCCTCTTACCATTTATCCGGTCAAATCCTAA
- a CDS encoding peroxiredoxin, which translates to MINIGDKLPSFKLQAVVSREPGKEFKVISQDMYPGKWIVLFFWPMDFTFVCPTEIAEFGRRHKDFVERGVQVLGASADTHYVHLAWRNSHASLQELPFPMLADHKRELATALGILHSQEGVPLRATFVVDPEGIIRSITINDLKVGRNVAETLRIIDAFQTGELCPVNWEKGQKTL; encoded by the coding sequence ATGATCAACATTGGCGATAAACTGCCTTCATTCAAATTGCAAGCTGTGGTGAGCCGAGAGCCTGGAAAAGAATTCAAGGTGATCTCACAGGATATGTATCCGGGTAAATGGATCGTTCTTTTCTTTTGGCCTATGGACTTTACTTTTGTTTGTCCTACAGAAATTGCTGAATTCGGTCGGAGGCACAAAGATTTTGTGGAACGCGGCGTTCAAGTACTTGGAGCGAGTGCGGATACGCATTATGTCCATCTTGCGTGGCGAAATTCTCATGCAAGTCTGCAAGAGCTCCCGTTCCCTATGTTGGCCGATCATAAACGGGAACTCGCTACAGCACTTGGTATTCTGCATTCCCAAGAAGGGGTCCCTCTGCGGGCTACGTTTGTGGTGGATCCGGAGGGGATTATCCGTTCGATCACCATCAATGATCTGAAAGTTGGGCGTAATGTTGCTGAAACGTTGCGGATTATTGATGCATTTCAGACCGGTGAATTGTGTCCAGTGAATTGGGAAAAAGGTCAGAAGACGCTGTAA
- a CDS encoding CPBP family intramembrane glutamic endopeptidase, which produces MTEYTLLSSFAMADSSGWSTVIRACIPVPVLLLLCPLLWLAFRRTWLELDREAYQWREEALRKGTTDLRPFVAMVIAAFVLTGQQYYGKVHFYRAYLLPMVTQCVQAHLSLKLAFWQELYEFGWWGFSCVVGYVVAPFLLWKILFREDSLLDFGLRPSSFFRHVWIYLACLAIVLPAMWVVSSQPDFTIYYPFYQQSSRSWFDFLAWETIYFVQFFSLELFFRGWWLGALRKSMGSTAIFAVAVPYCMIHYGKPYLEAMGAIVAGVALGSLSMQTKSIYQGFLVHITVAGLMDWLALHHRNALPTVFLPPS; this is translated from the coding sequence GTGACGGAATACACGCTGCTCTCTTCTTTCGCTATGGCTGACTCTTCAGGGTGGAGTACGGTTATTCGCGCATGTATTCCTGTGCCTGTTCTTCTTCTTCTCTGTCCTCTTTTGTGGTTGGCATTTCGCCGTACCTGGCTAGAGCTAGATCGAGAGGCATATCAGTGGAGAGAAGAGGCTCTTCGAAAGGGGACAACCGATCTTCGCCCCTTTGTTGCAATGGTCATTGCTGCTTTCGTGTTGACGGGGCAGCAATATTATGGTAAAGTACACTTCTACCGCGCCTATCTCCTCCCGATGGTTACGCAATGTGTACAAGCCCACCTTTCTCTTAAACTCGCGTTTTGGCAAGAGCTTTATGAATTTGGATGGTGGGGGTTCTCTTGTGTTGTAGGGTACGTGGTCGCGCCTTTTCTCTTGTGGAAGATCCTTTTTCGCGAAGACTCTCTGCTCGATTTTGGGCTGCGGCCCTCTAGCTTTTTTCGTCATGTGTGGATTTATCTCGCATGCTTAGCAATCGTCCTTCCTGCGATGTGGGTCGTCAGCTCGCAACCTGATTTTACGATCTATTATCCATTTTACCAGCAGTCGAGCAGGAGCTGGTTTGATTTCCTCGCTTGGGAAACGATCTATTTTGTCCAATTTTTCTCGCTGGAGCTTTTCTTTCGAGGGTGGTGGCTCGGTGCATTGCGCAAGAGCATGGGCTCTACGGCTATTTTTGCTGTTGCTGTCCCTTATTGCATGATTCATTACGGCAAGCCTTATTTGGAAGCAATGGGAGCTATCGTAGCTGGGGTCGCGTTGGGCTCATTGAGCATGCAGACCAAAAGCATCTATCAGGGGTTTCTTGTTCACATTACCGTTGCAGGGCTGATGGATTGGCTAGCCCTGCATCACCGCAATGCCCTTCCCACTGTTTTTTTGCCTCCCTCTTGA
- the gltX gene encoding glutamate--tRNA ligase, with translation MRFAPSPTGYLHIGCIRTCLFNWLWARKTGGVFVLRIEDSDRERSTQESVGMILDSLRWLGLTWDEGLDVGGVYGPYVQMDRLDIYRAWGERLVQEGKAYRCYCTKEELDAQRAAFKASHPKAHFKYPGTCRARTDHPSLPYVLRFKTPTEGVTTYIDQVFGEIQTPNSVQQDFVLIRADGIPLYNFGAVVDDITMEITLVARGRDHLVNTPSQILLYEAFGAPVPKFAHLPMLLAPNGEKLSKRHGAVSVTEYRERGYSPTALLNYLVRFGWSHGDQEVFSRQELIELFDWKGCRRADGRFDAQKLLAINHEHLKTERLTDAAAYQQSVIPFLEKRGLPQTAIASDTLEKGIPTIRERARTYEEAAEALDFYLRKSPIMDGEAVEKYLVPASNALFRSFLAVLEGIEPWSEQELEQRVRQWLEEQRKSMKEIAQPVRVALTGSSASPGLFEVLSILGKKESMNRLERGLTFSQAP, from the coding sequence GTGCGTTTCGCTCCATCCCCTACGGGGTATCTCCATATCGGCTGCATCAGGACCTGCTTGTTCAATTGGCTGTGGGCTCGCAAGACAGGGGGTGTATTTGTCCTCCGCATTGAAGACAGCGATCGAGAACGCTCGACTCAAGAAAGTGTTGGTATGATTTTGGACTCTCTGCGATGGTTAGGGCTCACGTGGGACGAAGGACTTGACGTAGGGGGAGTTTATGGACCTTACGTTCAGATGGATAGGCTTGATATTTATCGAGCTTGGGGCGAGCGGCTTGTTCAAGAGGGAAAAGCATACCGGTGCTATTGCACGAAAGAAGAACTCGATGCCCAGCGCGCTGCTTTTAAAGCGAGTCATCCTAAAGCACATTTCAAGTATCCAGGTACCTGTCGCGCGCGCACCGACCACCCGTCTCTCCCCTACGTACTTCGCTTTAAAACACCGACCGAAGGGGTAACTACCTATATCGATCAGGTTTTTGGGGAGATCCAAACCCCTAACTCCGTGCAGCAAGATTTTGTGTTGATTCGGGCGGACGGGATCCCACTTTATAATTTCGGAGCTGTGGTCGATGATATCACCATGGAGATTACCTTAGTTGCTCGCGGGCGGGATCATCTGGTGAATACGCCATCCCAAATCCTGCTCTATGAGGCTTTTGGAGCTCCCGTCCCTAAATTCGCGCATTTGCCGATGCTGCTCGCTCCGAACGGCGAAAAACTTTCCAAACGTCACGGTGCTGTCAGTGTAACAGAATATCGTGAGCGAGGATACTCCCCCACCGCCCTGCTCAATTATTTGGTTCGCTTTGGGTGGTCTCACGGCGATCAGGAAGTGTTTTCTCGACAGGAGCTGATTGAGCTCTTTGACTGGAAAGGATGCAGGCGGGCCGATGGCAGATTCGATGCGCAGAAGCTGCTCGCAATTAACCACGAGCATCTCAAAACAGAGCGATTGACGGATGCTGCTGCTTACCAACAGAGCGTTATTCCTTTTTTAGAGAAGCGAGGTCTCCCTCAAACTGCTATTGCGTCCGATACGTTGGAGAAAGGGATCCCTACCATTCGGGAGCGAGCGCGCACGTATGAAGAGGCTGCCGAAGCGCTGGATTTTTATCTCCGGAAATCGCCTATTATGGATGGGGAGGCGGTGGAAAAGTATCTTGTCCCAGCCTCCAATGCGTTGTTCCGATCTTTCCTTGCAGTTCTTGAAGGGATAGAGCCATGGTCAGAACAGGAGCTTGAGCAGCGTGTGCGTCAGTGGCTCGAAGAGCAGAGGAAGTCTATGAAGGAGATCGCGCAGCCAGTTCGTGTTGCACTGACGGGCTCCAGTGCGAGCCCAGGTCTTTTTGAGGTCCTTTCGATTCTTGGCAAGAAGGAATCCATGAATCGGCTTGAGCGGGGGCTTACATTCTCGCAAGCACCGTGA
- a CDS encoding DUF2505 family protein has product MNRLVLRHSLACDEKTYWEKCVFNEEHNHRLYMEQLGFVDYRLLEQQESQHHVQRRISLTPSLKWIHPSLKKWIGKHFSYIEEGTFDRSRMRYQFSVIPSVLANKTKISGTLHCEFSSPREIHQVVQLHIDIQVFGVGSLLEERVMADLKQSYGRAHQFTAQFLLEYL; this is encoded by the coding sequence ATGAACAGGCTTGTGCTCCGGCATTCGCTTGCCTGCGATGAGAAAACTTACTGGGAGAAGTGTGTTTTCAATGAAGAGCATAACCATCGCCTGTATATGGAGCAATTAGGCTTTGTAGACTATCGACTTCTTGAACAACAAGAGTCGCAGCATCATGTCCAACGAAGGATCTCTTTGACTCCATCCCTCAAATGGATTCATCCATCTCTTAAAAAGTGGATAGGCAAGCATTTTAGCTACATCGAAGAGGGAACTTTTGATCGATCGCGAATGCGCTATCAGTTTTCTGTAATCCCTAGTGTTCTTGCGAATAAAACCAAGATTTCAGGAACACTCCACTGCGAATTTTCCAGTCCAAGAGAGATTCATCAGGTGGTTCAGCTTCACATTGATATCCAAGTGTTTGGGGTAGGCTCTCTCTTGGAAGAGAGAGTGATGGCTGATTTGAAGCAATCGTATGGCCGCGCGCATCAATTTACAGCTCAGTTTTTGCTTGAATACCTGTAG
- a CDS encoding heme exporter protein CcmB has product MGTVCSYTRFFAQVWFLTKKDLLIEWRTKEILTTTVFFAVLIAILCSIACHLSGIPPICIAAPALWLSIAFSSLFSVGRMWQRERDNQAMTVLLLAPIARSSIFLAKVLGMLICTTLMECLVLPVIAVLTHLNLVEILLPLLLLLLLGNIGIAFMGTLFGFMTIRTRARDLAIASVVLPILTPSLLCAVAGTRELLEGAITAEWMDWVLLLLVFDGVAATLSLATFYFLLEE; this is encoded by the coding sequence ATGGGCACAGTATGCTCTTATACTCGTTTTTTTGCTCAGGTTTGGTTTCTCACAAAAAAGGACCTGCTCATTGAGTGGCGTACGAAGGAGATTCTGACGACAACCGTTTTTTTTGCTGTGTTGATTGCGATTCTCTGTTCGATCGCATGTCATTTGAGCGGGATCCCTCCGATTTGCATCGCAGCCCCTGCATTATGGCTTTCCATCGCCTTTTCAAGCCTCTTTTCGGTGGGGCGCATGTGGCAACGAGAGCGCGATAACCAGGCGATGACTGTATTGCTTCTTGCTCCGATTGCTCGGTCTTCCATTTTTTTAGCGAAGGTACTGGGAATGCTGATCTGCACGACGCTCATGGAGTGCTTAGTGCTTCCTGTGATTGCAGTGCTGACTCATCTCAATCTTGTTGAAATTCTCCTTCCTCTGTTGCTCCTTCTCCTCTTGGGGAATATCGGCATCGCTTTCATGGGAACGCTGTTTGGTTTCATGACAATTCGCACGCGTGCGCGGGATTTAGCGATTGCTTCGGTGGTTCTCCCTATTTTAACCCCTTCTCTTCTCTGTGCAGTTGCAGGGACCCGTGAACTTTTGGAAGGGGCCATTACAGCGGAATGGATGGATTGGGTTTTACTGCTTCTCGTCTTTGATGGAGTGGCTGCAACCCTTAGCTTAGCAACTTTTTATTTTCTTCTCGAAGAATAA
- the nadD gene encoding nicotinate (nicotinamide) nucleotide adenylyltransferase, with translation MKVGFFGGSFNPPHMAHVFATCLLLSTEPLDTILIVPTFKHPFGKPLVPFEHRMRMCEMAMGWMPRVYVSSIELELGGESHTIRTITHLAETHPSWSLQLIIGEDQLLEAHKWKRFDTLCHMTPPLILKRTSFSADSSHAQSNIALLPSLSSTEIRQKLAQEQWDELHHLVPHRVIKYIRTHRLYLSPLPPSKTS, from the coding sequence ATGAAGGTCGGTTTTTTTGGAGGAAGTTTTAACCCACCCCATATGGCACATGTGTTTGCTACATGCCTTCTTTTATCCACAGAACCTCTTGATACGATTTTGATCGTGCCGACTTTTAAGCATCCGTTTGGCAAACCGCTCGTTCCTTTTGAACACCGTATGCGTATGTGCGAAATGGCGATGGGGTGGATGCCCCGCGTCTATGTTTCTTCTATCGAGCTAGAGTTAGGGGGAGAAAGCCATACGATCCGAACTATCACCCACTTAGCAGAAACTCATCCCAGCTGGTCCTTGCAGCTCATTATTGGAGAAGACCAGCTACTCGAAGCGCATAAGTGGAAACGTTTTGACACGCTCTGCCATATGACCCCTCCTCTTATTCTCAAACGCACAAGCTTTTCAGCTGATTCCTCTCACGCCCAAAGCAATATAGCACTGCTCCCTTCCCTCTCCAGTACTGAAATAAGACAGAAACTAGCTCAGGAGCAGTGGGATGAACTGCACCACCTCGTCCCCCACCGCGTAATCAAATACATTAGAACACATCGCCTGTATCTATCCCCTCTTCCTCCTTCAAAAACCTCATAG
- a CDS encoding ATP-binding protein, with translation MGELRPQTTLFCAVIAFAIALSTLLRERKLVQWLFTAFAMDIAFWYASQSFYAFFQSPIWVRMTGLSTVLLPQFAVHLFQAFIPSTERIWEPKLTKVSTALSIPTLALVLSPYQEHPLVLGSLYFYVFGILAAALLHLARRGHQSLSRAIRDRVRFLVVVGMLATTFTLADFLSFLGVTLPPIGAVLSIVFLFVLSESITRSRLIDLYEIAGQLLVSTALAFCLAGIFYFFVTVIGRLHTMYLNAVLAAIVFLVLFEPLRNEVERRIHQFFFRERRALETSIVELRRRLAHVLEIDEMIETLLIGLERSRRATSCACYLRDQENHGFDLAGAIGSTVPQRIEAFAARPLLDKLQKGAFSLEEAAQKGDAAFHAAAATLGQLQNSVLIGIRSEEEALIGFICIADERVGDAFTPEEIALLEPIGTQIGIAIANSKIYARMKEQDRLAALGAMAAGLAHEVKNPLGSIKGSAQLLEELISPQDPSAREFIGIILEEVERLDKVVGSFLDYARPHAGTPIPLDVNAAIRRTLQILASQHHEKIEVQVELDEELPHAQIDPEKFRQVMLNLLQNAIHAIDGHGLISIVTGIGHNMRLMWSGASNESSEEKGSRLIEISVRDTGPGISQKVLKNLFIPFFTTKEQGTGLGLAISQSIIQNAGGTIDVQTHSGAGTTFTIKLPAADPHHPA, from the coding sequence ATGGGAGAGCTTCGTCCTCAGACAACCCTCTTCTGTGCTGTCATTGCGTTTGCGATTGCCCTCTCCACCCTCCTGCGAGAACGCAAACTTGTCCAATGGCTTTTCACAGCCTTTGCGATGGATATCGCCTTCTGGTATGCAAGCCAATCTTTTTATGCCTTTTTTCAATCCCCCATTTGGGTGCGCATGACAGGCCTTTCGACTGTCTTGCTCCCCCAATTCGCAGTCCATCTGTTTCAAGCGTTCATCCCCTCGACCGAACGGATCTGGGAACCCAAACTCACGAAAGTCTCAACAGCCCTCAGCATTCCAACACTCGCTCTCGTACTCTCCCCTTACCAAGAACATCCACTCGTTCTTGGTTCGCTTTATTTCTACGTGTTCGGCATCCTCGCCGCAGCACTCCTTCACCTCGCACGGAGAGGGCATCAAAGCCTATCGAGAGCTATTCGCGACCGCGTTCGCTTTTTGGTCGTTGTCGGGATGCTAGCAACCACCTTCACACTTGCAGATTTCCTCTCCTTTTTAGGGGTTACTCTCCCCCCCATCGGAGCCGTCCTCTCGATCGTCTTTCTCTTTGTCCTTTCGGAATCGATCACGCGATCCCGCCTGATAGACCTCTATGAGATAGCAGGTCAACTCTTAGTCTCCACCGCACTCGCCTTCTGCCTAGCCGGCATTTTTTATTTCTTTGTTACCGTGATTGGCAGACTGCACACCATGTATTTGAACGCAGTCCTGGCGGCCATCGTCTTTCTCGTTCTATTTGAACCTCTGCGCAATGAAGTGGAGAGAAGAATCCACCAATTCTTCTTCCGAGAGCGGCGCGCCTTGGAGACCAGCATTGTTGAATTGCGCCGACGGTTAGCTCATGTACTCGAGATCGATGAAATGATTGAAACCCTCCTGATCGGACTCGAACGTTCGCGACGGGCCACAAGCTGTGCCTGTTACCTGCGCGACCAAGAGAACCACGGATTCGATCTCGCAGGGGCCATAGGGAGCACGGTGCCTCAACGCATTGAGGCATTCGCGGCACGCCCCCTCCTCGACAAGCTTCAAAAAGGGGCTTTTTCTTTAGAAGAAGCTGCTCAAAAAGGCGATGCAGCGTTCCACGCAGCGGCTGCAACCCTCGGCCAACTCCAGAATTCCGTTCTGATTGGGATACGGAGTGAAGAGGAAGCACTGATCGGTTTCATCTGCATTGCTGATGAACGTGTAGGGGATGCCTTCACACCAGAGGAAATAGCCCTTCTTGAACCGATCGGCACCCAAATTGGAATCGCCATCGCAAACAGCAAAATCTATGCCCGCATGAAAGAACAGGATCGGCTTGCCGCGCTGGGCGCAATGGCGGCTGGACTTGCACACGAAGTAAAAAATCCGTTGGGGTCGATCAAAGGCTCCGCCCAGCTTCTTGAGGAATTGATCTCTCCACAGGATCCTTCTGCGCGGGAGTTCATTGGAATTATTCTAGAAGAAGTCGAGCGGTTGGATAAGGTAGTAGGGAGCTTTTTGGATTACGCACGCCCTCACGCTGGAACCCCGATTCCACTGGATGTCAATGCAGCTATCCGACGCACATTGCAAATCCTGGCAAGCCAACACCATGAAAAAATAGAAGTTCAGGTTGAACTCGATGAAGAGCTACCACACGCCCAAATCGATCCAGAAAAATTTCGGCAAGTCATGCTCAATTTACTCCAGAATGCCATTCACGCGATCGACGGGCATGGGCTCATCTCCATCGTTACAGGGATCGGCCACAACATGCGGTTAATGTGGAGCGGTGCTTCAAACGAAAGCTCCGAAGAAAAAGGTAGCCGCTTGATCGAGATCTCCGTCCGCGACACAGGCCCAGGGATTTCTCAAAAGGTTCTCAAAAACCTATTCATCCCTTTTTTTACAACAAAAGAGCAAGGAACAGGGCTCGGCTTGGCTATCAGCCAAAGCATCATCCAGAATGCAGGGGGAACCATCGATGTACAAACCCACTCGGGAGCTGGAACCACGTTTACGATCAAACTCCCCGCAGCTGATCCACATCATCCCGCATAA